A genomic stretch from Camelus ferus isolate YT-003-E chromosome 17, BCGSAC_Cfer_1.0, whole genome shotgun sequence includes:
- the IL17RE gene encoding interleukin-17 receptor E isoform X2 has product MWLGWLVGVRAELWGRAGQVQAEARARLVLHSLLLHCKALLPTFRPSSHVLGALTPQKPMGNPRLAALLLPLIGLSASAGIGCSYLPCWSTRCLLASRMDDSFTGQSAQIPRCNWPARPLSPKPWCAWLCHRPSCWCLRLLSGLSGLQWGWFHLVVQKSKKSYKFRFRSCRTHRMPTSTQRKLLSCRCLFEKGHHISVPSPDTSHKGLRSKRMQPSDPEAVEGLSKPDARRLGGPEFSFDLLPETRAIQVTVPPGPEVSVRLCHQWALECEELSHHVSAQKIVSGGHTVELSYEFLLPCLCIEVSYLQEDGVRRKKCPFQSWPEAYGSDFWESVTFTDYSQHSQMVIKPTLHCPVKLEASLCQRQGWNTICEDIPNATAQESEGYVLEKVDLHPQLCFKFSFRNSSHVECPRRTAPSWNVSMDTQAQQLILHFSSRMRATFSAAWSHPGLGQDSWVPPVYSISQTQGSSPVTLDLIIPFLRPGGCVLVWRSDVQFAWKHLLCPDVSHRHLGLLILALLAFTTLLGVVMVLTRRRPLSGLGPAPVLLLHAADSEAQRLLVGALAELLRVALGGGRDVIVDLWEGTRVARVGPLPWLWAARARVARERGTVVLLWGSAGPSPAGGRDPRAAPLRALLRAAPRPLLLLAYFSRLCAKGDIPPPLRALPRYRLLHDLPRLLRALDACPSTKVTGWGGLGARSCLRGRLELCRQLEREAAKLADQG; this is encoded by the exons ATGTGGCTTGGCTGGCTGGTTGGGGTCAGGGCGGAGCtttggggcagggcggggcaggtGCAGGCTGAGGCAAGGGCTCGGCTGGTACTGCACTCCCTGCTGCTGCACTGCAAGGCCCTGCTGCCCACCTTCAGACCGTCCAGCCATGTTCTGGGTGCCTTGACCCCACAGAAGCCCATGGGGAACCCCAGACTAgcagccctgctcctgcctctcaTTGGCCTCTCTGCCTCCGCTGGGATTGGCTGCTCCTACCTTCCCTGCTGGAGCACCCGCTGTCTGCTGGCCTCCCGCATG GATGACAGTTTCACTG GACAGTCCGCGCAAATTCCTCGCTGTAACTGGCCGGCCCGGCCCCTCTCCCCAAAGCCTTGGTGTGCTTGGCTCTGCCACCGCCCCAGCTGTTGGTGCCTACGTCTCCTGTCAGGTCTCTCAG GTCTTCAGTGGGGCTGGTTCCACCTTGTGGTGCAGAAGTCCAAAAAGTCTTACAAGTTCCGGTTCCGGTCCTGTCGGACACACAGGATGCCGACGTCCACTCAG AGGAAGCTGCTGAGTTGCCGTTGCCTGTTTGAGAAGGGCCATCacatctctgtcccctccccagacacCTCCCACAAAGGGCTGCGCTCCAAAAGGATGCAGCCTTCAGATCCAGAGGCAGTGGAAGGTCTCTCCAAACCCGACGCACGAAGGCTGGGAG ggcCTGAGTTCTCCTTTGACTTGCTGCCTGAGACACGGGCTATTCAAGTGACCGTTCCTCCAGGCCCTGAGGTCAGCGTGCGTCTTTGCCACCAGTGGGCACTGGAGTGTGAGGAGCTGAGCCATCACGTCAGTGCCCAG AAAATTGTGTCCGGGGGCCACACGGTAGAGCTGTCTTATGAATTCCTCCTGCCCTGTCTGTGCATAGAG GTGTCCTACCTGCAAGAGGATGGTGTGAGGCGCAAAAAGTGTCCCTTCCAGAGCTGGCCTGAAGCCT ATGGCTCGGACTTCTGGGAGTCAGTGACATTTACTGACTACAGCCAGCACAGTCAGATGGTCATAAAACCGACACTCCACTGCCCAGTGAAGCTGGAGGCCTCCCTCTGCCAGAGGCAAGGCTGGAACACCATCTGTGAAGACATCCCCAATGCCACAGCTCAAGAGTCAGAGGGG TACGTCTTGGAGAAGGTGGACTTGCACCCCCAGCTCTGCTTCAAG TTCTCTTTCAGAAACAGTAGCCACGTTGAATGCCCCCGCCGGACTG CCCCCTCCTGGAACGTGAGCATGGATACCCAGGCCCAGCAGCTGATCCTTCACTTCTCCTCACGGATGCGTGCCACCTTCAGTGCTGCCTGGAGCCACCCAGGCTTGGGGCAGGACAGCTGGGTGCCCCCTGTGTACAGCATCAGCCAG ACTCAGGGCTCAAGCCCAGTGACACTAGACCTCATCATTCCCTTCCTGAGGCCGGGGGGCTGTGTCCTG GTGTGGAGGTCAGATGTCCAGTTTGCCTGGAAGCACCTCTTGTGTCCAGACG TCTCTCATAGACACCTGGGGCTTTTGATCCTGGCACTGCTGGCCTTCACCACCCTCTTGGGCGTCGTTATGGTCCTCACCCGCCGGCGCCCACTGTCAG gcttGGGCCCAGCGCCGGTACTGCTCCTGCACGCGGCGGACTCCGAGGCGCAGCGGCTCCTGGTGGGAGCGCTGGCTGAACTGCTGCGGGTCGCGCTGGGCGGCGGGCGCGACGTGATCGTGGACCTGTGGGAGGGGACGCGCGTGGCGCGCGTGGGCCCGCTGCCGTGGCTCTGGGCGGCGCGGGCGCGCGTGGCGCGGGAGCGGGGCACCGTGGTCCTGCTGTGGGGCAGCGCGGGCCCCAGCCCCGCCGGCGGCCGGGATCCCCGCGCCGCGCCCCTGCGCGCCCTGCTCCGCGCCGCCCCGCGCCCGCTGCTGCTGCTCGCTTACTTCAGTCGCCTCTGCGCCAAGGGCGACATTCCCCCGCCGCTACGCGCCCTGCCACGCTACCGCCTGCTGCACGACCTGCCACGCCTGCTGCGGGCGCTGGACGCGTGCCCTTCCACCAAAGTCACTGGTTGGGGCGGTCTCGGGGCCCGATCATGCCTGAGGGGTCGCCTAGAGCTCTGTCGCCAACTGGAACGCGAGGCCGCCAAACTTGCAGACCAAGGCTAA
- the IL17RE gene encoding interleukin-17 receptor E isoform X1, with product MWLGWLVGVRAELWGRAGQVQAEARARLVLHSLLLHCKALLPTFRPSSHVLGALTPQKPMGNPRLAALLLPLIGLSASAGIGCSYLPCWSTRCLLASRMDDSFTGQSAQIPRCNWPARPLSPKPWCAWLCHRPSCWCLRLLSGLSGLQWGWFHLVVQKSKKSYKFRFRSCRTHRMPTSTQRKLLSCRCLFEKGHHISVPSPDTSHKGLRSKRMQPSDPEAVEGLSKPDARRLGGPEFSFDLLPETRAIQVTVPPGPEVSVRLCHQWALECEELSHHVSAQKIVSGGHTVELSYEFLLPCLCIEVSYLQEDGVRRKKCPFQSWPEAYGSDFWESVTFTDYSQHSQMVIKPTLHCPVKLEASLCQRQGWNTICEDIPNATAQESEGQYVLEKVDLHPQLCFKFSFRNSSHVECPRRTAPSWNVSMDTQAQQLILHFSSRMRATFSAAWSHPGLGQDSWVPPVYSISQTQGSSPVTLDLIIPFLRPGGCVLVWRSDVQFAWKHLLCPDVSHRHLGLLILALLAFTTLLGVVMVLTRRRPLSGLGPAPVLLLHAADSEAQRLLVGALAELLRVALGGGRDVIVDLWEGTRVARVGPLPWLWAARARVARERGTVVLLWGSAGPSPAGGRDPRAAPLRALLRAAPRPLLLLAYFSRLCAKGDIPPPLRALPRYRLLHDLPRLLRALDACPSTKVTGWGGLGARSCLRGRLELCRQLEREAAKLADQG from the exons ATGTGGCTTGGCTGGCTGGTTGGGGTCAGGGCGGAGCtttggggcagggcggggcaggtGCAGGCTGAGGCAAGGGCTCGGCTGGTACTGCACTCCCTGCTGCTGCACTGCAAGGCCCTGCTGCCCACCTTCAGACCGTCCAGCCATGTTCTGGGTGCCTTGACCCCACAGAAGCCCATGGGGAACCCCAGACTAgcagccctgctcctgcctctcaTTGGCCTCTCTGCCTCCGCTGGGATTGGCTGCTCCTACCTTCCCTGCTGGAGCACCCGCTGTCTGCTGGCCTCCCGCATG GATGACAGTTTCACTG GACAGTCCGCGCAAATTCCTCGCTGTAACTGGCCGGCCCGGCCCCTCTCCCCAAAGCCTTGGTGTGCTTGGCTCTGCCACCGCCCCAGCTGTTGGTGCCTACGTCTCCTGTCAGGTCTCTCAG GTCTTCAGTGGGGCTGGTTCCACCTTGTGGTGCAGAAGTCCAAAAAGTCTTACAAGTTCCGGTTCCGGTCCTGTCGGACACACAGGATGCCGACGTCCACTCAG AGGAAGCTGCTGAGTTGCCGTTGCCTGTTTGAGAAGGGCCATCacatctctgtcccctccccagacacCTCCCACAAAGGGCTGCGCTCCAAAAGGATGCAGCCTTCAGATCCAGAGGCAGTGGAAGGTCTCTCCAAACCCGACGCACGAAGGCTGGGAG ggcCTGAGTTCTCCTTTGACTTGCTGCCTGAGACACGGGCTATTCAAGTGACCGTTCCTCCAGGCCCTGAGGTCAGCGTGCGTCTTTGCCACCAGTGGGCACTGGAGTGTGAGGAGCTGAGCCATCACGTCAGTGCCCAG AAAATTGTGTCCGGGGGCCACACGGTAGAGCTGTCTTATGAATTCCTCCTGCCCTGTCTGTGCATAGAG GTGTCCTACCTGCAAGAGGATGGTGTGAGGCGCAAAAAGTGTCCCTTCCAGAGCTGGCCTGAAGCCT ATGGCTCGGACTTCTGGGAGTCAGTGACATTTACTGACTACAGCCAGCACAGTCAGATGGTCATAAAACCGACACTCCACTGCCCAGTGAAGCTGGAGGCCTCCCTCTGCCAGAGGCAAGGCTGGAACACCATCTGTGAAGACATCCCCAATGCCACAGCTCAAGAGTCAGAGGGG CAGTACGTCTTGGAGAAGGTGGACTTGCACCCCCAGCTCTGCTTCAAG TTCTCTTTCAGAAACAGTAGCCACGTTGAATGCCCCCGCCGGACTG CCCCCTCCTGGAACGTGAGCATGGATACCCAGGCCCAGCAGCTGATCCTTCACTTCTCCTCACGGATGCGTGCCACCTTCAGTGCTGCCTGGAGCCACCCAGGCTTGGGGCAGGACAGCTGGGTGCCCCCTGTGTACAGCATCAGCCAG ACTCAGGGCTCAAGCCCAGTGACACTAGACCTCATCATTCCCTTCCTGAGGCCGGGGGGCTGTGTCCTG GTGTGGAGGTCAGATGTCCAGTTTGCCTGGAAGCACCTCTTGTGTCCAGACG TCTCTCATAGACACCTGGGGCTTTTGATCCTGGCACTGCTGGCCTTCACCACCCTCTTGGGCGTCGTTATGGTCCTCACCCGCCGGCGCCCACTGTCAG gcttGGGCCCAGCGCCGGTACTGCTCCTGCACGCGGCGGACTCCGAGGCGCAGCGGCTCCTGGTGGGAGCGCTGGCTGAACTGCTGCGGGTCGCGCTGGGCGGCGGGCGCGACGTGATCGTGGACCTGTGGGAGGGGACGCGCGTGGCGCGCGTGGGCCCGCTGCCGTGGCTCTGGGCGGCGCGGGCGCGCGTGGCGCGGGAGCGGGGCACCGTGGTCCTGCTGTGGGGCAGCGCGGGCCCCAGCCCCGCCGGCGGCCGGGATCCCCGCGCCGCGCCCCTGCGCGCCCTGCTCCGCGCCGCCCCGCGCCCGCTGCTGCTGCTCGCTTACTTCAGTCGCCTCTGCGCCAAGGGCGACATTCCCCCGCCGCTACGCGCCCTGCCACGCTACCGCCTGCTGCACGACCTGCCACGCCTGCTGCGGGCGCTGGACGCGTGCCCTTCCACCAAAGTCACTGGTTGGGGCGGTCTCGGGGCCCGATCATGCCTGAGGGGTCGCCTAGAGCTCTGTCGCCAACTGGAACGCGAGGCCGCCAAACTTGCAGACCAAGGCTAA
- the IL17RE gene encoding interleukin-17 receptor E isoform X3, whose translation MWLGWLVGVRAELWGRAGQVQAEARARLVLHSLLLHCKALLPTFRPSSHVLGALTPQKPMGNPRLAALLLPLIGLSASAGIGCSYLPCWSTRCLLASRMDDSFTGQSAQIPRCNWPARPLSPKPWCAWLCHRPSCWCLRLLSGLSGLQWGWFHLVVQKSKKSYKFRFRSCRTHRMPTSTQRKLLSCRCLFEKGHHISVPSPDTSHKGLRSKRMQPSDPEAVEGLSKPDARRLGGPEFSFDLLPETRAIQVTVPPGPEVSVRLCHQWALECEELSHHVSAQKIVSGGHTVELSYEFLLPCLCIEVSYLQEDGVRRKKCPFQSWPEAYGSDFWESVTFTDYSQHSQMVIKPTLHCPVKLEASLCQRQGWNTICEDIPNATAQESEGQYVLEKVDLHPQLCFKFSFRNSSHVECPRRTAPSWNVSMDTQAQQLILHFSSRMRATFSAAWSHPGLGQDSWVPPVYSISQVWRSDVQFAWKHLLCPDVSHRHLGLLILALLAFTTLLGVVMVLTRRRPLSGLGPAPVLLLHAADSEAQRLLVGALAELLRVALGGGRDVIVDLWEGTRVARVGPLPWLWAARARVARERGTVVLLWGSAGPSPAGGRDPRAAPLRALLRAAPRPLLLLAYFSRLCAKGDIPPPLRALPRYRLLHDLPRLLRALDACPSTKVTGWGGLGARSCLRGRLELCRQLEREAAKLADQG comes from the exons ATGTGGCTTGGCTGGCTGGTTGGGGTCAGGGCGGAGCtttggggcagggcggggcaggtGCAGGCTGAGGCAAGGGCTCGGCTGGTACTGCACTCCCTGCTGCTGCACTGCAAGGCCCTGCTGCCCACCTTCAGACCGTCCAGCCATGTTCTGGGTGCCTTGACCCCACAGAAGCCCATGGGGAACCCCAGACTAgcagccctgctcctgcctctcaTTGGCCTCTCTGCCTCCGCTGGGATTGGCTGCTCCTACCTTCCCTGCTGGAGCACCCGCTGTCTGCTGGCCTCCCGCATG GATGACAGTTTCACTG GACAGTCCGCGCAAATTCCTCGCTGTAACTGGCCGGCCCGGCCCCTCTCCCCAAAGCCTTGGTGTGCTTGGCTCTGCCACCGCCCCAGCTGTTGGTGCCTACGTCTCCTGTCAGGTCTCTCAG GTCTTCAGTGGGGCTGGTTCCACCTTGTGGTGCAGAAGTCCAAAAAGTCTTACAAGTTCCGGTTCCGGTCCTGTCGGACACACAGGATGCCGACGTCCACTCAG AGGAAGCTGCTGAGTTGCCGTTGCCTGTTTGAGAAGGGCCATCacatctctgtcccctccccagacacCTCCCACAAAGGGCTGCGCTCCAAAAGGATGCAGCCTTCAGATCCAGAGGCAGTGGAAGGTCTCTCCAAACCCGACGCACGAAGGCTGGGAG ggcCTGAGTTCTCCTTTGACTTGCTGCCTGAGACACGGGCTATTCAAGTGACCGTTCCTCCAGGCCCTGAGGTCAGCGTGCGTCTTTGCCACCAGTGGGCACTGGAGTGTGAGGAGCTGAGCCATCACGTCAGTGCCCAG AAAATTGTGTCCGGGGGCCACACGGTAGAGCTGTCTTATGAATTCCTCCTGCCCTGTCTGTGCATAGAG GTGTCCTACCTGCAAGAGGATGGTGTGAGGCGCAAAAAGTGTCCCTTCCAGAGCTGGCCTGAAGCCT ATGGCTCGGACTTCTGGGAGTCAGTGACATTTACTGACTACAGCCAGCACAGTCAGATGGTCATAAAACCGACACTCCACTGCCCAGTGAAGCTGGAGGCCTCCCTCTGCCAGAGGCAAGGCTGGAACACCATCTGTGAAGACATCCCCAATGCCACAGCTCAAGAGTCAGAGGGG CAGTACGTCTTGGAGAAGGTGGACTTGCACCCCCAGCTCTGCTTCAAG TTCTCTTTCAGAAACAGTAGCCACGTTGAATGCCCCCGCCGGACTG CCCCCTCCTGGAACGTGAGCATGGATACCCAGGCCCAGCAGCTGATCCTTCACTTCTCCTCACGGATGCGTGCCACCTTCAGTGCTGCCTGGAGCCACCCAGGCTTGGGGCAGGACAGCTGGGTGCCCCCTGTGTACAGCATCAGCCAG GTGTGGAGGTCAGATGTCCAGTTTGCCTGGAAGCACCTCTTGTGTCCAGACG TCTCTCATAGACACCTGGGGCTTTTGATCCTGGCACTGCTGGCCTTCACCACCCTCTTGGGCGTCGTTATGGTCCTCACCCGCCGGCGCCCACTGTCAG gcttGGGCCCAGCGCCGGTACTGCTCCTGCACGCGGCGGACTCCGAGGCGCAGCGGCTCCTGGTGGGAGCGCTGGCTGAACTGCTGCGGGTCGCGCTGGGCGGCGGGCGCGACGTGATCGTGGACCTGTGGGAGGGGACGCGCGTGGCGCGCGTGGGCCCGCTGCCGTGGCTCTGGGCGGCGCGGGCGCGCGTGGCGCGGGAGCGGGGCACCGTGGTCCTGCTGTGGGGCAGCGCGGGCCCCAGCCCCGCCGGCGGCCGGGATCCCCGCGCCGCGCCCCTGCGCGCCCTGCTCCGCGCCGCCCCGCGCCCGCTGCTGCTGCTCGCTTACTTCAGTCGCCTCTGCGCCAAGGGCGACATTCCCCCGCCGCTACGCGCCCTGCCACGCTACCGCCTGCTGCACGACCTGCCACGCCTGCTGCGGGCGCTGGACGCGTGCCCTTCCACCAAAGTCACTGGTTGGGGCGGTCTCGGGGCCCGATCATGCCTGAGGGGTCGCCTAGAGCTCTGTCGCCAACTGGAACGCGAGGCCGCCAAACTTGCAGACCAAGGCTAA
- the IL17RE gene encoding interleukin-17 receptor E isoform X4, whose amino-acid sequence MGNPRLAALLLPLIGLSASAGIGCSYLPCWSTRCLLASRMDDSFTGQSAQIPRCNWPARPLSPKPWCAWLCHRPSCWCLRLLSGLSGLQWGWFHLVVQKSKKSYKFRFRSCRTHRMPTSTQRKLLSCRCLFEKGHHISVPSPDTSHKGLRSKRMQPSDPEAVEGLSKPDARRLGGPEFSFDLLPETRAIQVTVPPGPEVSVRLCHQWALECEELSHHVSAQKIVSGGHTVELSYEFLLPCLCIEVSYLQEDGVRRKKCPFQSWPEAYGSDFWESVTFTDYSQHSQMVIKPTLHCPVKLEASLCQRQGWNTICEDIPNATAQESEGQYVLEKVDLHPQLCFKFSFRNSSHVECPRRTAPSWNVSMDTQAQQLILHFSSRMRATFSAAWSHPGLGQDSWVPPVYSISQTQGSSPVTLDLIIPFLRPGGCVLVWRSDVQFAWKHLLCPDVSHRHLGLLILALLAFTTLLGVVMVLTRRRPLSGLGPAPVLLLHAADSEAQRLLVGALAELLRVALGGGRDVIVDLWEGTRVARVGPLPWLWAARARVARERGTVVLLWGSAGPSPAGGRDPRAAPLRALLRAAPRPLLLLAYFSRLCAKGDIPPPLRALPRYRLLHDLPRLLRALDACPSTKVTGWGGLGARSCLRGRLELCRQLEREAAKLADQG is encoded by the exons ATGGGGAACCCCAGACTAgcagccctgctcctgcctctcaTTGGCCTCTCTGCCTCCGCTGGGATTGGCTGCTCCTACCTTCCCTGCTGGAGCACCCGCTGTCTGCTGGCCTCCCGCATG GATGACAGTTTCACTG GACAGTCCGCGCAAATTCCTCGCTGTAACTGGCCGGCCCGGCCCCTCTCCCCAAAGCCTTGGTGTGCTTGGCTCTGCCACCGCCCCAGCTGTTGGTGCCTACGTCTCCTGTCAGGTCTCTCAG GTCTTCAGTGGGGCTGGTTCCACCTTGTGGTGCAGAAGTCCAAAAAGTCTTACAAGTTCCGGTTCCGGTCCTGTCGGACACACAGGATGCCGACGTCCACTCAG AGGAAGCTGCTGAGTTGCCGTTGCCTGTTTGAGAAGGGCCATCacatctctgtcccctccccagacacCTCCCACAAAGGGCTGCGCTCCAAAAGGATGCAGCCTTCAGATCCAGAGGCAGTGGAAGGTCTCTCCAAACCCGACGCACGAAGGCTGGGAG ggcCTGAGTTCTCCTTTGACTTGCTGCCTGAGACACGGGCTATTCAAGTGACCGTTCCTCCAGGCCCTGAGGTCAGCGTGCGTCTTTGCCACCAGTGGGCACTGGAGTGTGAGGAGCTGAGCCATCACGTCAGTGCCCAG AAAATTGTGTCCGGGGGCCACACGGTAGAGCTGTCTTATGAATTCCTCCTGCCCTGTCTGTGCATAGAG GTGTCCTACCTGCAAGAGGATGGTGTGAGGCGCAAAAAGTGTCCCTTCCAGAGCTGGCCTGAAGCCT ATGGCTCGGACTTCTGGGAGTCAGTGACATTTACTGACTACAGCCAGCACAGTCAGATGGTCATAAAACCGACACTCCACTGCCCAGTGAAGCTGGAGGCCTCCCTCTGCCAGAGGCAAGGCTGGAACACCATCTGTGAAGACATCCCCAATGCCACAGCTCAAGAGTCAGAGGGG CAGTACGTCTTGGAGAAGGTGGACTTGCACCCCCAGCTCTGCTTCAAG TTCTCTTTCAGAAACAGTAGCCACGTTGAATGCCCCCGCCGGACTG CCCCCTCCTGGAACGTGAGCATGGATACCCAGGCCCAGCAGCTGATCCTTCACTTCTCCTCACGGATGCGTGCCACCTTCAGTGCTGCCTGGAGCCACCCAGGCTTGGGGCAGGACAGCTGGGTGCCCCCTGTGTACAGCATCAGCCAG ACTCAGGGCTCAAGCCCAGTGACACTAGACCTCATCATTCCCTTCCTGAGGCCGGGGGGCTGTGTCCTG GTGTGGAGGTCAGATGTCCAGTTTGCCTGGAAGCACCTCTTGTGTCCAGACG TCTCTCATAGACACCTGGGGCTTTTGATCCTGGCACTGCTGGCCTTCACCACCCTCTTGGGCGTCGTTATGGTCCTCACCCGCCGGCGCCCACTGTCAG gcttGGGCCCAGCGCCGGTACTGCTCCTGCACGCGGCGGACTCCGAGGCGCAGCGGCTCCTGGTGGGAGCGCTGGCTGAACTGCTGCGGGTCGCGCTGGGCGGCGGGCGCGACGTGATCGTGGACCTGTGGGAGGGGACGCGCGTGGCGCGCGTGGGCCCGCTGCCGTGGCTCTGGGCGGCGCGGGCGCGCGTGGCGCGGGAGCGGGGCACCGTGGTCCTGCTGTGGGGCAGCGCGGGCCCCAGCCCCGCCGGCGGCCGGGATCCCCGCGCCGCGCCCCTGCGCGCCCTGCTCCGCGCCGCCCCGCGCCCGCTGCTGCTGCTCGCTTACTTCAGTCGCCTCTGCGCCAAGGGCGACATTCCCCCGCCGCTACGCGCCCTGCCACGCTACCGCCTGCTGCACGACCTGCCACGCCTGCTGCGGGCGCTGGACGCGTGCCCTTCCACCAAAGTCACTGGTTGGGGCGGTCTCGGGGCCCGATCATGCCTGAGGGGTCGCCTAGAGCTCTGTCGCCAACTGGAACGCGAGGCCGCCAAACTTGCAGACCAAGGCTAA
- the IL17RE gene encoding interleukin-17 receptor E isoform X5, producing MPTSTQRKLLSCRCLFEKGHHISVPSPDTSHKGLRSKRMQPSDPEAVEGLSKPDARRLGGPEFSFDLLPETRAIQVTVPPGPEVSVRLCHQWALECEELSHHVSAQKIVSGGHTVELSYEFLLPCLCIEVSYLQEDGVRRKKCPFQSWPEAYGSDFWESVTFTDYSQHSQMVIKPTLHCPVKLEASLCQRQGWNTICEDIPNATAQESEGQYVLEKVDLHPQLCFKFSFRNSSHVECPRRTAPSWNVSMDTQAQQLILHFSSRMRATFSAAWSHPGLGQDSWVPPVYSISQTQGSSPVTLDLIIPFLRPGGCVLVWRSDVQFAWKHLLCPDVSHRHLGLLILALLAFTTLLGVVMVLTRRRPLSGLGPAPVLLLHAADSEAQRLLVGALAELLRVALGGGRDVIVDLWEGTRVARVGPLPWLWAARARVARERGTVVLLWGSAGPSPAGGRDPRAAPLRALLRAAPRPLLLLAYFSRLCAKGDIPPPLRALPRYRLLHDLPRLLRALDACPSTKVTGWGGLGARSCLRGRLELCRQLEREAAKLADQG from the exons ATGCCGACGTCCACTCAG AGGAAGCTGCTGAGTTGCCGTTGCCTGTTTGAGAAGGGCCATCacatctctgtcccctccccagacacCTCCCACAAAGGGCTGCGCTCCAAAAGGATGCAGCCTTCAGATCCAGAGGCAGTGGAAGGTCTCTCCAAACCCGACGCACGAAGGCTGGGAG ggcCTGAGTTCTCCTTTGACTTGCTGCCTGAGACACGGGCTATTCAAGTGACCGTTCCTCCAGGCCCTGAGGTCAGCGTGCGTCTTTGCCACCAGTGGGCACTGGAGTGTGAGGAGCTGAGCCATCACGTCAGTGCCCAG AAAATTGTGTCCGGGGGCCACACGGTAGAGCTGTCTTATGAATTCCTCCTGCCCTGTCTGTGCATAGAG GTGTCCTACCTGCAAGAGGATGGTGTGAGGCGCAAAAAGTGTCCCTTCCAGAGCTGGCCTGAAGCCT ATGGCTCGGACTTCTGGGAGTCAGTGACATTTACTGACTACAGCCAGCACAGTCAGATGGTCATAAAACCGACACTCCACTGCCCAGTGAAGCTGGAGGCCTCCCTCTGCCAGAGGCAAGGCTGGAACACCATCTGTGAAGACATCCCCAATGCCACAGCTCAAGAGTCAGAGGGG CAGTACGTCTTGGAGAAGGTGGACTTGCACCCCCAGCTCTGCTTCAAG TTCTCTTTCAGAAACAGTAGCCACGTTGAATGCCCCCGCCGGACTG CCCCCTCCTGGAACGTGAGCATGGATACCCAGGCCCAGCAGCTGATCCTTCACTTCTCCTCACGGATGCGTGCCACCTTCAGTGCTGCCTGGAGCCACCCAGGCTTGGGGCAGGACAGCTGGGTGCCCCCTGTGTACAGCATCAGCCAG ACTCAGGGCTCAAGCCCAGTGACACTAGACCTCATCATTCCCTTCCTGAGGCCGGGGGGCTGTGTCCTG GTGTGGAGGTCAGATGTCCAGTTTGCCTGGAAGCACCTCTTGTGTCCAGACG TCTCTCATAGACACCTGGGGCTTTTGATCCTGGCACTGCTGGCCTTCACCACCCTCTTGGGCGTCGTTATGGTCCTCACCCGCCGGCGCCCACTGTCAG gcttGGGCCCAGCGCCGGTACTGCTCCTGCACGCGGCGGACTCCGAGGCGCAGCGGCTCCTGGTGGGAGCGCTGGCTGAACTGCTGCGGGTCGCGCTGGGCGGCGGGCGCGACGTGATCGTGGACCTGTGGGAGGGGACGCGCGTGGCGCGCGTGGGCCCGCTGCCGTGGCTCTGGGCGGCGCGGGCGCGCGTGGCGCGGGAGCGGGGCACCGTGGTCCTGCTGTGGGGCAGCGCGGGCCCCAGCCCCGCCGGCGGCCGGGATCCCCGCGCCGCGCCCCTGCGCGCCCTGCTCCGCGCCGCCCCGCGCCCGCTGCTGCTGCTCGCTTACTTCAGTCGCCTCTGCGCCAAGGGCGACATTCCCCCGCCGCTACGCGCCCTGCCACGCTACCGCCTGCTGCACGACCTGCCACGCCTGCTGCGGGCGCTGGACGCGTGCCCTTCCACCAAAGTCACTGGTTGGGGCGGTCTCGGGGCCCGATCATGCCTGAGGGGTCGCCTAGAGCTCTGTCGCCAACTGGAACGCGAGGCCGCCAAACTTGCAGACCAAGGCTAA